The following proteins come from a genomic window of Spongiibacter tropicus DSM 19543:
- the hemE gene encoding uroporphyrinogen decarboxylase, which yields MSELKNDTFLRALLRQPVDYTPVWMMRQAGRYLPEYRASRAKAGDFLSLCKNTELACEVTLQPLERYPLDAAILFSDILTIPDAMGLGLYFETGEGPRFRKTVRSMADVEALPVVDGENDLTYVCDAVRAIRSALNGRVPLIGFSGSPWTLATYMVEGGGSKDHARCKALAFDEPETMHALLDKLAQSVTAYLNDQIRAGAQAVQIFDTWGGALGHRAYREFSLRYMKQIVDGLIKERDGRRVPAILFTKNGGQWLEAMADTGADALGLDWTTDVGLARRRVGDKVALQGNMDPAMLRASPKRIREEVATILAEFGEGEGHIFNLGHGITPEVDPVHAGAFIEAVKELSPAYHRR from the coding sequence ATGAGTGAATTGAAGAACGATACTTTCCTGCGAGCCCTGCTGCGTCAGCCTGTTGACTACACGCCAGTGTGGATGATGCGTCAGGCGGGCCGCTACCTGCCCGAATACCGTGCCAGCCGCGCCAAAGCCGGTGACTTCCTGTCGTTGTGCAAAAACACCGAACTGGCCTGTGAAGTGACGCTTCAGCCGCTGGAACGCTACCCCCTGGATGCGGCAATTCTGTTTTCTGACATTCTTACCATTCCCGATGCCATGGGGCTTGGTCTGTACTTTGAAACCGGTGAGGGCCCACGTTTTCGCAAGACCGTGCGTAGCATGGCCGATGTGGAAGCCCTGCCGGTTGTTGACGGTGAGAACGATCTTACGTACGTCTGTGATGCGGTGCGTGCCATTCGCTCGGCTCTGAACGGGCGTGTGCCGTTGATCGGCTTCTCGGGCAGCCCTTGGACGCTGGCCACCTATATGGTTGAAGGCGGTGGCTCCAAAGACCACGCTCGCTGTAAGGCGCTGGCTTTCGATGAGCCGGAGACCATGCATGCATTGCTGGATAAGTTGGCGCAGAGTGTGACCGCTTACCTGAATGACCAGATTCGTGCCGGCGCTCAAGCGGTACAGATCTTCGATACCTGGGGTGGTGCATTGGGGCATCGCGCCTACCGCGAGTTCAGCCTGCGCTACATGAAGCAGATTGTCGACGGTCTGATTAAAGAGCGCGATGGTCGCCGTGTTCCTGCAATTCTTTTCACCAAAAACGGTGGGCAATGGTTGGAGGCGATGGCCGATACCGGGGCTGATGCGCTGGGGCTCGATTGGACGACGGATGTCGGCTTAGCGCGCCGCCGCGTGGGTGATAAAGTGGCGCTGCAGGGCAATATGGACCCGGCCATGCTGCGCGCCTCACCCAAGCGTATTCGCGAGGAAGTGGCGACGATTCTGGCGGAGTTTGGCGAGGGTGAAGGCCATATTTTCAACTTGGGCCACGGCATTACGCCAGAGGTGGACCCGGTCCATGCGGGCGCCTTCATTGAAGCGGTCAAAGAGCTGTCCCCCGCCTACCATCGTCGCTGA
- a CDS encoding FAD-dependent oxidoreductase, with amino-acid sequence MAERLQNTFQFLDVGRQDPSKKDMVQRREAFVEIYEPYKEEEVQNQAHRCLACGNPYCEWKCPVHNFIPNWLKLVSEGNLFEAAELSHQTNSLPEVCGRVCPQDRLCEGACTLNDGFGAVTIGSTEKYITDTALELGWRPDMSKRVWTDKKVAVIGAGPAGIGCADVLVRAGVKPVVFDRYPEIGGLLTFGIPEFKLEKSVVQRRRRVLEEMGVEFRLNTDIGSDVSMDELLAEYDAVFMGMGTYKYMKGGFPGEELDGVYDALPFLVSNVNRNMGWEQDATDYISVNGKRVVVLGGGDTAMDCNRTSIRQGASSVVCAYRRDEENMPGSRREVQNAREEGVQFLFNRQPVAIVGSGKVEGIKVVTTKLGEPDENGRRRPEAIPGSEEIIPADVVLVAFGFQPNPPEWLAEQNVELESWGGVKAPEQQLFKFQTSNPKIFAGGDMVRGSDLVVTAVWEGRQAAEGILDYLKV; translated from the coding sequence ATGGCTGAACGTTTGCAGAATACATTTCAGTTCCTCGATGTAGGGCGTCAGGACCCGTCTAAAAAAGACATGGTTCAGCGCCGCGAAGCCTTTGTAGAAATTTATGAGCCCTACAAAGAAGAGGAAGTACAGAACCAGGCGCACCGCTGTCTGGCTTGTGGCAATCCCTATTGTGAGTGGAAATGCCCGGTTCACAACTTTATTCCCAACTGGCTGAAACTGGTCAGTGAAGGCAATCTGTTCGAGGCGGCGGAATTGAGCCACCAGACCAACAGTCTGCCTGAAGTCTGTGGCCGCGTGTGCCCGCAGGACCGCCTCTGTGAAGGTGCCTGTACGCTGAACGATGGCTTTGGTGCCGTGACGATCGGGTCTACCGAGAAGTACATCACCGACACCGCGCTGGAACTGGGCTGGCGCCCGGATATGTCGAAGCGGGTGTGGACTGACAAGAAAGTGGCCGTTATCGGTGCCGGACCTGCCGGTATCGGTTGTGCCGACGTATTGGTGCGCGCGGGTGTGAAGCCGGTAGTGTTCGATCGCTATCCCGAAATTGGCGGTCTGCTGACCTTTGGTATTCCCGAGTTCAAATTGGAAAAATCGGTGGTTCAGCGCCGTCGCCGTGTATTGGAAGAGATGGGTGTTGAATTCCGCCTGAATACTGATATCGGCAGCGATGTGAGCATGGATGAGCTGCTGGCTGAGTACGACGCTGTGTTCATGGGGATGGGCACTTACAAGTACATGAAAGGCGGCTTCCCCGGTGAAGAACTGGATGGCGTTTACGATGCCTTGCCGTTCCTTGTCTCCAATGTTAACCGCAACATGGGCTGGGAGCAGGACGCGACCGACTACATCAGTGTCAACGGCAAGCGGGTCGTGGTGCTGGGTGGCGGCGATACCGCCATGGACTGTAACCGTACGTCTATCCGTCAGGGGGCATCCAGCGTCGTTTGCGCTTACCGCCGCGACGAGGAGAACATGCCTGGTTCACGTCGCGAAGTGCAAAACGCGCGCGAAGAGGGCGTTCAATTCCTGTTCAACCGTCAGCCAGTGGCCATCGTCGGCAGTGGTAAGGTTGAAGGTATTAAAGTGGTTACCACCAAACTGGGCGAGCCCGATGAAAATGGCCGTCGTCGTCCTGAAGCGATTCCCGGCAGCGAGGAAATCATTCCCGCCGATGTGGTGTTAGTGGCCTTCGGCTTTCAGCCCAACCCCCCGGAGTGGCTGGCTGAGCAGAACGTTGAGCTCGAATCCTGGGGAGGGGTGAAGGCGCCGGAGCAACAATTGTTTAAATTCCAGACCAGCAATCCCAAAATCTTCGCCGGTGGTGATATGGTACGCGGCTCAGATTTGGTGGTGACTGCGGTATGGGAAGGTCGTCAGGCTGCGGAAGGCATTCTCGATTACCTGAAAGTGTAA